A genomic window from Streptomyces sp. NBC_01429 includes:
- a CDS encoding RICIN domain-containing protein, with the protein MKRPRTFRYPAAALAVVLAAGGVLAGGPQAGTASAVPAASTVTVRPDPSYQGDAFEGWGTSLVWFANATGGYPAEIREKLAKLVFGDDGLALNIARYNIGGGNAPDVKDYLRAGGAVEGWWQAPEGTTREDRDWWSARDPAHWNANADATQRWWVNRIKKDVTHWEAFSNSPPWFMTESGYVSGNFQAGQDQLRTDRVDDFAAYLTGAVERLEKSSRIKVDTIDPFNEPNTSYWGTTLGPDGEPVGGRQEGAHIGPERQQQVIRALAEKLGTSKTDAVISAMDETNPTTFARNWESYPQDVRDLVAQLNVHTYGTGGRTTARDIAKGADKPLWMSEVDGDWGDGQDFTSMKPGLGLARHIVDDLRELEPTAWLFWQPVEDYDNMKPGGESAKGGNWGSIQVPFSCTAKDTLKSCPVLTNTKFDTARNFTHFIRPGDRLVRVDDTASAAAVSASGREATVVHVNDTDSARDIALDLSGFAKVAGGAKVTPVVTDASGALVKRAPVAVSKGGATVTVPARSVTTLRISGVSGVAKDTAPIQRGHTYGLTGVGSGKALGVSDDATGTVIRTGDAADAGQRWRVEKVTKGTGDRERYVLRNPAEGSRLAVGAGTAVLEKDRGKPGLGAQWILSTTGDGTYTFVNAASGELLEVAGQSSAEGARVSVWKPNSGTNQRWRVTDLT; encoded by the coding sequence ATGAAGAGACCACGTACCTTCCGGTATCCGGCGGCGGCGCTGGCCGTCGTCCTCGCCGCCGGCGGTGTGCTGGCCGGCGGTCCGCAGGCCGGGACCGCCTCGGCCGTCCCGGCCGCCTCCACCGTCACCGTACGGCCCGACCCCTCCTACCAGGGGGACGCGTTCGAGGGCTGGGGAACCAGCCTCGTCTGGTTCGCCAACGCGACCGGCGGCTACCCGGCGGAGATACGCGAGAAGCTGGCGAAGCTGGTCTTCGGCGACGACGGGCTGGCCCTCAACATCGCCCGGTACAACATCGGCGGTGGCAACGCCCCCGACGTCAAGGACTATCTGCGCGCGGGCGGCGCGGTCGAGGGCTGGTGGCAGGCGCCCGAGGGCACCACCCGCGAGGACCGCGACTGGTGGTCGGCGCGCGACCCCGCCCACTGGAACGCCAACGCCGACGCCACCCAGCGCTGGTGGGTGAACCGGATCAAGAAGGACGTCACCCACTGGGAGGCGTTCTCCAACTCGCCGCCCTGGTTCATGACGGAGAGCGGCTACGTCTCCGGCAACTTCCAGGCCGGACAGGACCAGTTGCGCACCGACAGGGTGGACGACTTCGCCGCCTATCTGACCGGCGCGGTGGAGCGGCTGGAGAAGTCGAGCCGGATCAAGGTCGACACCATCGACCCGTTCAACGAGCCCAACACCTCCTACTGGGGCACCACGCTCGGCCCGGACGGCGAGCCGGTGGGCGGCAGGCAGGAGGGCGCGCACATCGGCCCCGAACGCCAGCAGCAGGTCATCAGGGCGCTGGCCGAGAAGCTCGGCACGTCGAAGACGGACGCCGTGATCTCCGCCATGGACGAGACGAACCCGACCACGTTCGCCCGTAACTGGGAGTCCTACCCGCAGGACGTACGCGACCTGGTCGCGCAGCTCAACGTCCACACCTACGGCACCGGCGGCAGGACCACCGCGCGCGACATCGCCAAGGGCGCCGACAAGCCGCTGTGGATGAGCGAGGTCGACGGCGACTGGGGCGACGGCCAGGACTTCACCAGCATGAAGCCGGGGCTGGGGCTGGCCAGGCACATCGTGGACGATCTGCGTGAACTGGAGCCCACCGCCTGGCTGTTCTGGCAGCCGGTGGAGGACTACGACAACATGAAGCCGGGCGGCGAGTCCGCGAAGGGCGGCAACTGGGGCTCCATCCAGGTGCCGTTCAGCTGCACGGCGAAGGACACCCTCAAGAGCTGCCCCGTCCTGACGAACACCAAGTTCGACACCGCGCGGAACTTCACGCACTTCATCCGTCCCGGTGACCGGCTGGTCCGGGTCGACGACACCGCCAGCGCGGCGGCCGTCTCCGCCTCCGGGCGCGAGGCCACCGTCGTCCACGTCAATGACACCGACAGCGCCCGCGACATCGCCCTCGACCTCTCCGGCTTCGCCAAGGTGGCCGGGGGCGCGAAGGTGACACCGGTCGTCACGGACGCCTCGGGCGCACTGGTCAAGCGGGCTCCGGTCGCCGTGTCGAAGGGCGGTGCGACCGTCACCGTACCGGCCCGGTCGGTGACCACCCTGCGGATCTCGGGCGTGTCCGGCGTCGCGAAGGACACCGCGCCGATCCAGCGGGGTCACACGTACGGGCTGACCGGCGTGGGCAGCGGCAAGGCGCTCGGCGTCTCCGACGACGCCACGGGCACCGTGATCCGTACCGGCGACGCGGCCGACGCCGGTCAGCGGTGGCGCGTCGAGAAGGTGACGAAGGGGACCGGCGACCGGGAGCGCTATGTGCTGCGCAACCCGGCCGAGGGCAGCCGGCTGGCGGTCGGCGCCGGTACGGCGGTGCTGGAGAAGGACCGGGGGAAGCCGGGCCTCGGCGCCCAGTGGATCCTGTCCACCACCGGCGACGGGACCTACACCTTCGTCAACGCCGCGAGCGGTGAGCTGCTGGAGGTCGCGGGGCAGTCGTCCGCCGAGGGCGCCCGGGTCTCGGTCTGGAAGCCCAACTCCGGTACGAACCAGCGCTGGAGGGTCACCGATCTGACCTAG
- a CDS encoding helix-turn-helix domain-containing protein, giving the protein MPPEDEHRVVVHLDRLLAERGMTLTELAGRVGVTVVNLSILKNGRAKAIRFSTLSAICQALDCGPGDLLSNGPVPPAERR; this is encoded by the coding sequence ATGCCGCCGGAGGACGAGCACCGTGTCGTGGTCCATCTGGACCGGCTGCTCGCCGAGCGCGGCATGACCCTGACCGAGCTGGCGGGACGGGTCGGTGTGACCGTCGTCAATCTCTCGATCCTGAAGAACGGCCGGGCCAAGGCGATCCGGTTCTCCACGCTCAGCGCGATCTGCCAGGCACTCGACTGCGGCCCCGGCGACCTGCTGAGCAACGGCCCCGTGCCGCCGGCCGAGCGGCGCTGA
- a CDS encoding beta-galactosidase, whose amino-acid sequence MTRVPSPRWLRRPHDDRTPRFAYGADYNPEQWPREVWPEDIRLMREAGVNIVSLAIFSWARIQPAPDSWDFGWLDEIMDLLHEGGIAVDLATATASPPPWLTTLHPEILPVTASGETVWPGARQHWRPTSPVFRTYALRLAEKMAERYGNHPALTAWHISNELGCHNVYDYSDDAARAFRTWLSDRYGSVEVLNHAWGTAFWSQRYTEWDQILPPRLAASHPNPTQQLDFKRFSSDALKDYLRAERDLLYRLTPDTPVTTNFMVMGETKGMHYADWAREVDFISNDHYTLPGPQRLDELSFSANLTGSIAGGRPWFLMEHSTSAVNWQPVNVAKREGELARDALLHVAHGADAVCYFQWRQSAAGAEKYHSAMVPHAGPDSEVFRSVAALGGLLGELSEVAGSHARPARAAILFDWESWWASEQDSHPTSLLRYRQEALDWYSAFLALGVRADVIHRGAPLDGYDLVVAPVLHVVPRDLAKELTGYVEGGGHLVTTYFSGVVDENDHAWLGGYPGALRELLGIRIEEFGPLLDGQDVTLDDGSTGTLWTDRIAVTDDAVEVLASYRTGDQSGRPAITRRAVGGGSAAYVSTRLGAEGLRGVLARLLGRAGVASELPGAARGRVELVVRGAGDTTYAFLVNRTDEPVELDGFAGTLLAGTAGSARDDAEGPIVLGPRGVAVVRR is encoded by the coding sequence ATGACCCGCGTCCCGTCGCCCCGCTGGCTGCGCCGGCCCCACGACGACCGCACACCGCGGTTCGCGTACGGCGCCGACTACAACCCGGAGCAGTGGCCGCGCGAGGTGTGGCCCGAGGACATCCGGCTGATGCGCGAAGCCGGGGTGAACATCGTGTCCCTCGCCATCTTCTCCTGGGCCCGGATCCAGCCCGCCCCCGACAGCTGGGACTTCGGCTGGCTGGACGAGATCATGGACCTGCTGCACGAGGGCGGCATCGCGGTGGATCTGGCGACCGCGACCGCCTCCCCGCCGCCGTGGCTGACCACGCTCCACCCGGAGATCCTGCCGGTCACCGCGTCCGGCGAGACGGTGTGGCCCGGCGCCCGCCAGCACTGGCGGCCCACCTCCCCGGTCTTCCGTACGTACGCGCTGCGGCTCGCGGAGAAGATGGCCGAGCGGTACGGGAACCACCCCGCGCTCACCGCCTGGCACATCTCCAACGAGCTGGGCTGCCACAACGTCTACGACTACTCCGACGACGCGGCCCGCGCCTTCCGCACCTGGCTGAGCGACCGCTACGGCTCGGTCGAGGTCCTCAACCACGCCTGGGGAACCGCCTTCTGGTCGCAGCGGTATACGGAGTGGGACCAGATCCTGCCGCCCCGGCTGGCCGCCTCGCACCCCAATCCGACCCAGCAGCTCGACTTCAAGCGGTTCTCCTCGGACGCCCTCAAGGACTATCTGCGGGCCGAGCGCGACCTGCTGTACCGGCTGACCCCCGACACCCCGGTGACCACCAACTTCATGGTGATGGGCGAGACCAAGGGGATGCACTACGCCGACTGGGCCCGCGAGGTGGACTTCATCTCCAACGACCACTACACCCTGCCCGGACCGCAGCGCCTCGACGAACTGTCGTTCTCCGCGAACCTCACGGGTTCGATAGCCGGCGGACGCCCCTGGTTCCTGATGGAGCACTCCACCAGCGCGGTGAACTGGCAGCCGGTCAACGTGGCCAAGAGAGAAGGAGAGTTGGCGCGCGACGCGCTGCTCCATGTGGCGCACGGGGCCGACGCCGTCTGCTACTTCCAGTGGCGCCAGTCGGCGGCGGGCGCCGAGAAGTACCACTCGGCGATGGTCCCGCACGCCGGTCCCGACAGCGAGGTGTTCCGCTCGGTGGCCGCCCTCGGCGGTCTGCTGGGCGAGCTGTCCGAGGTGGCGGGCTCCCACGCGCGGCCCGCGCGCGCGGCCATCCTCTTCGACTGGGAGTCGTGGTGGGCCAGCGAACAGGACTCCCACCCGACCTCCCTGCTGCGCTACCGCCAGGAGGCGCTGGACTGGTACTCGGCCTTCCTGGCCCTGGGGGTACGGGCCGATGTCATCCACCGGGGCGCCCCGTTGGACGGCTACGACCTGGTGGTGGCGCCGGTGCTGCACGTGGTGCCGCGCGATCTCGCCAAGGAGCTGACCGGCTACGTCGAGGGCGGGGGCCATCTGGTCACCACGTACTTCTCCGGCGTGGTGGACGAGAACGACCACGCCTGGCTGGGCGGCTACCCGGGCGCCCTGCGGGAGCTGCTCGGCATCCGGATCGAGGAGTTCGGGCCGCTGCTCGACGGGCAGGACGTCACGCTCGACGACGGTTCCACGGGCACGCTGTGGACCGACCGGATCGCCGTCACGGACGACGCCGTCGAGGTGCTCGCCTCGTACCGTACGGGCGACCAGTCGGGCCGGCCCGCGATCACCCGGCGCGCGGTGGGCGGCGGGTCCGCCGCGTATGTCTCCACCAGGCTCGGCGCCGAGGGGCTGCGGGGTGTGCTCGCGCGGCTGCTCGGGCGGGCCGGGGTGGCCAGTGAACTGCCCGGGGCCGCGCGCGGCCGGGTGGAGCTGGTGGTCAGGGGCGCCGGCGACACCACGTACGCGTTCCTCGTCAACCGCACCGACGAGCCCGTCGAACTGGACGGCTTCGCCGGCACGTTGCTCGCCGGGACGGCGGGCAGCGCGCGCGATGACGCCGAGGGGCCGATCGTCCTCGGACCGCGCGGCGTGGCGGTGGTACGCCGCTGA
- a CDS encoding SDR family oxidoreductase gives MSGIEGKVVAITGASSGIGSATARALAEGGAKLVLGARREQRLADLAGELRSKGHDVEFRAVDVRRREDTADLVALAQDTFGRLDVLVGNAGIGPVSFLDDLRVDDWDAMIDVNVKGLLHGIAAALPVFRGQGHGQFVHTLSTSAFKTVPGQAVYSASKAAARALTDGLRQEAGPSIRVSMVSPGFVATDFLGSVPDPDLRARMSETMDDMAIPPEAVARAIRFAIEQPADVDINEIVIRPTAQA, from the coding sequence ATGTCGGGCATCGAGGGCAAGGTCGTGGCGATCACCGGAGCGAGCAGCGGCATCGGCTCCGCCACCGCCCGGGCACTGGCGGAGGGCGGGGCGAAGCTCGTACTCGGGGCGCGCCGCGAGCAGCGGCTCGCCGACCTGGCCGGCGAACTCCGGAGCAAAGGCCACGACGTCGAGTTCAGGGCGGTCGACGTCCGGCGCCGCGAGGACACGGCCGACCTGGTGGCGCTCGCCCAGGACACCTTCGGCCGCCTGGACGTCCTGGTCGGCAACGCCGGGATCGGGCCGGTGTCCTTCCTCGACGACCTGCGGGTGGACGACTGGGACGCGATGATCGACGTCAACGTGAAGGGGCTCCTGCACGGCATCGCCGCGGCCCTCCCCGTCTTCCGGGGCCAGGGGCACGGCCAGTTCGTGCACACCCTGTCGACCTCCGCCTTCAAGACGGTCCCCGGGCAGGCGGTCTACTCGGCCTCCAAGGCCGCCGCCCGCGCACTCACCGACGGTCTGCGACAGGAGGCCGGCCCGTCGATCCGGGTCTCGATGGTCTCGCCGGGCTTCGTGGCCACCGACTTCCTCGGGTCCGTCCCGGACCCGGACCTGCGCGCGCGGATGAGCGAGACGATGGACGACATGGCGATCCCGCCCGAGGCGGTAGCCCGGGCCATCCGGTTCGCCATCGAACAGCCCGCCGACGTCGACATCAACGAAATCGTCATCCGCCCCACGGCGCAGGCCTGA
- a CDS encoding carbohydrate ABC transporter permease — protein sequence MGATAPATATPGEDRAPRPVTGLRTPRPGRRHSVNRPRRSVLLTVLTGLVLVYALVPLVWLVINSTKTQSGLLSSSGLWFDSDFAFFRNIADTLTYNDGVFVRWLFNTLLYVVVGAGGATFLAVLGGYALAKFQFPGKRGIFAVVIGAVAVPGTALAVPTFLMFSKMGLTDTPWAVIIPSLISPFGLYLMWVFAAEAIPTELLEAARIDGASEIRTFFTVSLPLLAPGIVTVLLFTMVATWNNYFLPLIMLKNPDWYPLTLGLNSWNAQAQTNGGEAIFNLVITGSLLTIVPLIAAFLLLQRYWQSGLAAGSVKE from the coding sequence ATGGGAGCCACCGCCCCGGCCACCGCCACCCCGGGCGAGGACCGCGCGCCACGCCCCGTCACCGGGCTGCGCACCCCCCGCCCCGGACGACGGCACAGTGTCAACCGCCCGCGCCGCAGTGTGCTGCTCACCGTGCTGACCGGTCTGGTGCTGGTCTACGCCCTGGTGCCACTCGTCTGGCTCGTCATCAACTCGACCAAGACCCAGAGCGGTCTGCTCAGCTCCTCCGGACTCTGGTTCGACAGCGACTTCGCGTTCTTCCGCAATATCGCGGACACCCTCACCTACAACGACGGTGTGTTCGTCCGCTGGCTGTTCAACACACTGCTCTACGTGGTGGTGGGAGCCGGCGGCGCGACGTTTCTCGCGGTGCTCGGCGGCTACGCGCTCGCCAAGTTCCAGTTCCCCGGCAAGCGCGGCATCTTCGCGGTGGTGATCGGCGCCGTCGCCGTCCCCGGTACGGCGCTGGCGGTCCCCACCTTCCTGATGTTCAGCAAGATGGGGCTGACCGACACCCCCTGGGCGGTGATCATCCCCTCGCTGATCTCCCCGTTCGGCCTCTATCTGATGTGGGTCTTCGCCGCCGAGGCGATCCCCACCGAGCTGCTGGAGGCCGCCAGGATCGACGGCGCCAGCGAGATCCGTACCTTCTTCACGGTGAGCCTGCCGCTGCTGGCCCCCGGCATCGTCACAGTGCTGCTGTTCACCATGGTCGCGACCTGGAACAACTACTTCCTGCCGCTGATCATGCTCAAGAACCCGGACTGGTACCCGCTCACCCTGGGGCTCAACTCCTGGAACGCCCAGGCCCAGACCAACGGCGGCGAGGCCATCTTCAACCTGGTGATCACCGGTTCCCTGCTCACCATCGTGCCCCTGATCGCCGCGTTCCTGCTGCTCCAGCGGTACTGGCAGTCCGGTCTCGCCGCCGGAAGCGTCAAGGAGTGA
- a CDS encoding DUF2975 domain-containing protein gives MNTSPWYRVEWDRGDNTALRVVLGVGAALVAGFAVLSPLLGVLGVTGQDGAGRTVPLRGAATVAGSGGGDGIALNGTSQGEVTFAHPDLAQRALLALPEFFSGVLLLIVAYLLYRIVRTLAAGDPFVPDNARRVRAIAVTVLGLAILRPLLDMITTGQLVLGTAVEDQVSVEATFSSGPVLLGLLIAALAEVFRRGTQLRADAEGLV, from the coding sequence ATGAACACGTCCCCCTGGTACCGGGTCGAGTGGGATCGCGGCGACAACACCGCCCTGCGTGTCGTCCTCGGCGTGGGCGCGGCCCTGGTGGCCGGATTCGCCGTACTGAGCCCGCTGCTGGGGGTGTTGGGGGTGACCGGCCAGGACGGCGCCGGGCGGACCGTACCGCTGCGCGGCGCCGCGACGGTCGCGGGCTCGGGCGGCGGCGACGGGATCGCGCTGAACGGCACCAGCCAGGGGGAAGTGACCTTCGCCCACCCGGACCTGGCCCAGCGCGCGCTGCTCGCGCTGCCCGAATTCTTCAGCGGTGTGCTGCTGCTGATCGTGGCGTATCTGCTGTACCGGATCGTGCGGACGCTCGCGGCCGGCGACCCCTTCGTACCGGACAACGCGCGACGGGTACGGGCGATCGCGGTGACGGTGCTGGGGCTCGCGATCCTGCGTCCGCTGCTCGACATGATCACCACCGGGCAGCTGGTGCTGGGCACGGCGGTCGAGGACCAGGTGTCCGTCGAGGCGACGTTCAGCTCCGGGCCCGTCCTGCTCGGGCTGCTGATCGCCGCGCTCGCCGAAGTGTTCCGGCGCGGCACCCAGCTGCGCGCGGACGCCGAGGGACTGGTCTGA
- a CDS encoding carbohydrate ABC transporter permease → MTALSPPSTAGHPAPPRGPRRRRALIGWGFIGPFMAVFALVFLAPICYSIYLSLFRTQLVGGTSFVGFDNYQRALEDPNFWSALGRVTLFLAVQVPVMLGIALLVALAIDSGRLYGKNFFRIAIFLPYAVPAVVAALMWGFMYGTRFGLVGNINDAFGVSLPDPLSAGLVLASIGNIVTWEFVGYNMLIFYSALRVIPHSLYEAAEIDGAGQLRIISAIKLPAIRGALVIATIFSIIGSFQLFNEPSILKNLAPNTITTDFTPNFYTYSLAFSGQQHNYAATVAIIMGIFTMIIAYAVQLRGMRKEA, encoded by the coding sequence ATGACGGCATTGTCACCGCCTTCCACAGCGGGACACCCCGCCCCGCCACGGGGCCCTCGACGCAGGCGGGCCCTGATCGGCTGGGGCTTCATCGGACCGTTCATGGCGGTCTTCGCCCTCGTCTTCCTGGCCCCGATCTGCTACTCGATCTATCTGAGTCTCTTCCGCACCCAACTCGTCGGCGGCACCTCGTTCGTCGGGTTCGACAACTACCAGCGGGCGCTGGAGGACCCGAACTTCTGGTCCGCGCTGGGCCGGGTGACCCTCTTCCTGGCCGTCCAGGTACCGGTGATGCTCGGGATCGCGCTGCTGGTCGCGCTGGCCATCGACAGCGGCCGGCTCTACGGCAAGAACTTCTTCCGGATCGCGATCTTCCTGCCGTACGCCGTGCCCGCCGTGGTCGCCGCCCTGATGTGGGGCTTCATGTACGGCACCCGCTTCGGCCTCGTCGGCAACATCAACGACGCCTTCGGGGTGTCGCTGCCCGACCCGCTCTCCGCCGGCCTGGTGCTCGCCTCCATCGGCAACATCGTGACCTGGGAGTTCGTCGGCTACAACATGCTGATCTTCTACTCGGCGCTCCGGGTGATCCCGCACTCGCTCTACGAGGCCGCGGAGATCGACGGCGCGGGACAGCTCCGGATCATCAGCGCGATCAAGCTCCCCGCCATCCGGGGCGCGCTGGTCATCGCCACCATCTTCTCGATCATCGGCAGCTTCCAGCTCTTCAACGAGCCGAGCATCCTCAAGAACCTGGCGCCCAACACGATCACCACGGACTTCACGCCGAACTTCTACACCTACTCGCTGGCCTTCTCCGGCCAGCAGCACAACTACGCGGCCACGGTCGCGATCATCATGGGCATCTTCACCATGATCATCGCCTATGCCGTCCAGCTCCGCGGCATGCGAAAGGAAGCGTGA
- a CDS encoding LacI family DNA-binding transcriptional regulator, giving the protein MADVARRAGVSSQTVSRVSNGHQGVVEKTREQVLAAMKELGYRPNSAARALKRGEFRTIGIILFTLSTTGNVRTLEAIATSAAQQGYATTLLPVAIPTQDQVRGAFTRLGELAVDAIIVIMEVHLLDAATVSLPPDVGVVVVDSNAGDRYSVVDTDQAGGAREAVRHLLELGHTTVWHLAGPEESFAAQHRADAWRATLRAAGREVPPLLRGDWSAESGYRAGLRLAREPGCTAVFAANDQMALGLLRALHESGLTVPGRVSVVGFDDIPDAGSYLPPLTTVRQDFAEVGRRCVEGALRQIREHTEEPGTTLVPTRMVIRESTAPPPEPAG; this is encoded by the coding sequence ATGGCGGACGTCGCCCGGCGCGCCGGCGTCTCCTCGCAGACGGTCTCCCGGGTGTCCAACGGCCACCAGGGCGTGGTGGAGAAGACCCGGGAGCAAGTTCTGGCCGCGATGAAGGAGTTGGGCTACCGGCCCAACAGCGCGGCCCGCGCGCTCAAGCGCGGTGAGTTCCGCACCATCGGCATCATCCTGTTCACCCTCTCGACCACCGGCAACGTCCGCACACTGGAGGCGATCGCCACCTCGGCGGCGCAGCAGGGATACGCCACCACACTGCTGCCGGTCGCCATCCCCACCCAGGACCAAGTGCGGGGCGCCTTCACGCGGTTGGGCGAGCTGGCCGTCGATGCCATCATCGTGATCATGGAGGTTCACCTGCTGGACGCCGCCACGGTCTCGCTGCCGCCCGACGTGGGCGTCGTGGTCGTGGACTCCAACGCGGGCGACCGCTACAGCGTGGTCGACACCGACCAGGCGGGCGGCGCCCGGGAGGCGGTGCGGCATCTGCTGGAGCTGGGGCACACCACGGTCTGGCATCTGGCCGGTCCCGAGGAGTCGTTCGCCGCACAGCACCGCGCCGACGCCTGGCGGGCCACCCTGCGCGCGGCCGGCCGCGAGGTGCCGCCGCTGCTGCGCGGCGACTGGTCGGCCGAGTCGGGATACCGCGCCGGGCTGAGGCTGGCCCGGGAGCCGGGCTGTACGGCGGTGTTCGCGGCCAACGACCAGATGGCGCTCGGTCTGCTGCGGGCGCTGCACGAGTCGGGCCTTACGGTCCCCGGCCGGGTCAGTGTGGTCGGCTTCGACGACATCCCGGACGCCGGCTCGTACCTGCCGCCGCTGACCACCGTCCGCCAGGACTTCGCCGAGGTGGGACGGCGGTGCGTCGAGGGCGCGCTGCGCCAGATCCGGGAACACACCGAGGAGCCCGGCACCACGCTCGTCCCCACCCGGATGGTGATCCGCGAGAGCACGGCGCCGCCGCCGGAGCCGGCGGGCTGA
- a CDS encoding SMP-30/gluconolactonase/LRE family protein — protein MRAEDWTGVVTHHGEGPGWDPHTGQLRIVDMLAGDLLAFDAGGAYVRQHLGDVAAAWRPRASGGVVAAVERGFALIAADGTVSAGEELWTDGSIRMNEGGCDPAGNFYCGTMAYDARPGAGSVYRLTPGGAVSVVHTGVTISNGLAWAPDGTFAYYVDTPTQSIARVTVDPEAGRFSTPEPWVTIDPADGAPDGITLDARGGVWVALWGGSAVRRYAEDGTLDEVVEVDARQVSACAFGGDDYGRLFITTSRQDVPDGEDPAAGAVFTVEPGIGGVAPLMFGG, from the coding sequence ATGCGCGCGGAGGACTGGACCGGAGTCGTCACCCATCACGGCGAGGGGCCCGGCTGGGACCCGCACACGGGACAGCTGAGGATCGTCGACATGCTGGCCGGGGACCTCCTGGCCTTCGACGCCGGGGGCGCGTACGTACGGCAGCACCTCGGCGACGTCGCGGCGGCCTGGCGGCCCCGGGCGTCCGGCGGCGTCGTGGCGGCCGTCGAGCGGGGCTTCGCGCTGATCGCGGCGGACGGCACGGTCAGCGCCGGGGAGGAGCTGTGGACCGACGGCTCGATCCGGATGAACGAGGGCGGCTGCGACCCGGCCGGCAACTTCTACTGCGGCACGATGGCCTACGACGCGCGCCCCGGCGCCGGCTCCGTGTACCGGCTGACCCCGGGCGGCGCCGTCTCCGTCGTCCACACCGGAGTGACCATCTCCAACGGCCTCGCCTGGGCCCCGGACGGCACCTTCGCGTACTACGTCGACACCCCCACCCAGTCGATCGCCCGCGTCACGGTCGACCCGGAGGCCGGCCGCTTCTCCACCCCCGAGCCCTGGGTCACCATCGACCCGGCCGACGGCGCCCCCGACGGCATCACGCTCGACGCCCGGGGCGGCGTCTGGGTCGCCCTGTGGGGCGGCTCGGCGGTACGCAGGTACGCCGAGGACGGCACGCTGGACGAGGTGGTCGAGGTCGACGCCCGCCAGGTCAGCGCCTGTGCGTTCGGTGGCGACGACTACGGGCGGCTGTTCATCACGACCTCCCGCCAGGACGTACCGGACGGCGAGGACCCGGCGGCGGGCGCGGTCTTCACCGTCGAGCCGGGGATCGGCGGGGTCGCGCCGCTGATGTTCGGCGGGTAG
- a CDS encoding ABC transporter substrate-binding protein yields MYNTARRRTVRGAGLASVLALALTLTACGGSSDDSGSDSGSADDVKTALEKGGSLTVWTWDSTMPKVAKDFEAAHPKVKVKVVNAGTSKEEYTALQNAIAAGKGVPDVAQIEYFALGQFSLAKSVADLSKYGADKLGDSFSPGPWNAVKSGEAVYGLPVDSGPMALYYNKKVFDKYKIAVPATWDEYVTAAEKLHKADPKAYITADTGEAGFATSLIWQAGGHPYTVDGTNVGIDFTDPGSATFAKTWQKLIDGKLLAPVTSWTDEWFKGLADGTIATLATGAWMPTNLTTGAPAAAGDWRVAPLPQWKAGEKSSAESGGSSLAVPAAGKNKALAYAFTEYAAAGAGVKSRVKDGAYPATTADMTSKEFLDTKFDYFGGQEINKVFAQSASEVAPDWSYLPFQVYANSIFNDTVGKAYVSGTTLSEGLAAWQKQSRDYGSEQGFTVK; encoded by the coding sequence ATGTACAACACAGCGCGCCGCCGCACCGTGCGCGGTGCCGGTCTGGCCTCCGTACTCGCCCTCGCCCTCACCCTGACGGCGTGCGGTGGGTCCTCCGACGACAGCGGCTCCGACTCGGGGAGCGCCGACGACGTCAAGACGGCCCTCGAAAAGGGCGGCAGCCTCACGGTCTGGACCTGGGACTCCACCATGCCCAAGGTCGCGAAGGACTTCGAGGCCGCGCACCCGAAGGTGAAGGTCAAGGTCGTCAACGCGGGTACCTCGAAGGAGGAGTACACCGCTCTCCAGAACGCGATCGCGGCGGGCAAGGGCGTCCCCGACGTCGCGCAGATCGAGTACTTCGCGCTGGGCCAGTTCTCCCTCGCCAAGTCCGTCGCCGACCTCTCGAAGTACGGTGCTGACAAGCTGGGCGACTCCTTCTCGCCGGGCCCGTGGAACGCGGTCAAGTCCGGCGAAGCGGTCTACGGACTGCCGGTGGACTCCGGCCCGATGGCGCTGTATTACAACAAGAAGGTCTTCGACAAGTACAAGATCGCTGTTCCGGCCACCTGGGACGAGTACGTGACGGCGGCCGAGAAGCTGCACAAGGCCGACCCGAAGGCCTACATCACCGCCGACACCGGCGAGGCGGGCTTCGCCACCAGCCTGATCTGGCAGGCCGGCGGCCACCCGTACACGGTGGACGGCACCAATGTGGGCATCGACTTCACCGACCCGGGCAGTGCCACGTTCGCCAAGACCTGGCAGAAGCTGATCGACGGCAAGCTGCTGGCGCCCGTCACTTCCTGGACCGACGAGTGGTTCAAGGGGCTGGCCGACGGCACCATCGCCACGCTGGCCACCGGCGCCTGGATGCCCACCAACCTCACGACCGGCGCGCCCGCCGCGGCCGGTGACTGGCGCGTGGCCCCGCTGCCGCAGTGGAAGGCGGGCGAGAAGTCGAGCGCGGAGAGCGGCGGCAGCTCGCTGGCCGTACCCGCCGCGGGCAAGAACAAGGCGCTCGCCTACGCGTTCACCGAGTACGCCGCCGCCGGTGCGGGCGTCAAGTCCCGGGTGAAGGACGGCGCGTACCCCGCGACCACCGCCGACATGACGTCCAAGGAGTTCCTGGACACGAAGTTCGACTACTTCGGCGGTCAGGAGATCAACAAGGTCTTCGCCCAGTCGGCGTCCGAGGTCGCGCCCGACTGGTCGTACCTGCCCTTCCAGGTCTACGCGAACTCCATCTTCAACGACACCGTCGGCAAGGCGTACGTCTCCGGCACCACGTTGAGCGAGGGTCTCGCCGCCTGGCAGAAGCAGTCCCGCGACTACGGCTCGGAACAGGGCTTCACCGTCAAGTAA